DNA sequence from the Blastomonas fulva genome:
CCGTCAGCCAGGTTTCGAAGTCGAGGCTGTAGCGCAGGGCCTCGTTGATCAGCGCCATGCCTGCAAAGAACAGCCCCCAGTTGCGCGACAGCTTCATCCAGCCGGTCTCATTGAGGCCGTCGTACGCCGCCTGCAGCAGATAGCGCAGCAGCGGGCGGCCGGTCATCCAGCCGCCCAGCAGCAGCACCGCAAACGCGGTGTAGATGATCGTCGGCTTGATCTGGATGAAACTCTCGTCGTTGAAATAGACGGTCAGCGCGCCGAAGCCGACGACCAGCACGGCGGACAGCCACAGCATCGGCGAGACGCGGCCTAATTTCCATTTCGAGACCGCCACCGCGACCAGGATCGCGGCCATGAACGCCAGCGTGCCGTTAATCGCGGCGCGGGTGGAGGCGAGCGCGGCGCCGTCGCTCTGGGTCAGCTTGAACACCGCGAAGAAGATCAGCAGCGGGCCGAAATCGAGCAGCAGCGGCAACAGGCTGCCTTCCGATTTCTTCGGCGCTACCACCTCGGTCGCATTGGGCAGTTCTTCGCTCATTTTGCTCCTCCGGCGATCACATGCGCCAGATATTCGGGGTCAAAGGGACGCAAGTCGTCGATGGTCTCGCCTACGCCGATCGCGTGGATCGGCAG
Encoded proteins:
- a CDS encoding inner membrane-spanning protein YciB, with amino-acid sequence MSEELPNATEVVAPKKSEGSLLPLLLDFGPLLIFFAVFKLTQSDGAALASTRAAINGTLAFMAAILVAVAVSKWKLGRVSPMLWLSAVLVVGFGALTVYFNDESFIQIKPTIIYTAFAVLLLGGWMTGRPLLRYLLQAAYDGLNETGWMKLSRNWGLFFAGMALINEALRYSLDFETWLTVKVWGVTALSFLFAMSQIPMLMKHGLAIEGAKGE